A stretch of DNA from bacterium:
CTTGTTCATTACTTTTTCAACTTTTTGTAATTTTTCTTTTACTTCATTCTCAAGTCCATCGGGATATTTTTGATTATTCTTATAATAATAATTGCATACTTCCGTAGAAATAGTAAACCCGGCAGGGACAGAAATACCTATTTTAGTCATCTCGTGCAAATTCGCGCCCTTGCCGCCCAACAAATTCTTCATCCCGGCATCGCCGTCTGCTTCACCGCCACCAAAAAAGTATACGTTACCCGTATTACCCATTTTTTCTTTTTTACTGCTACCTTTTGCCATAATTTTCCCCCCTCTTACAGAATTAATTAACTAACATAAATTATAGCCGCTAAAATGTCAATCTTTTTCTTATTTTCTGTTAACTCAAAAACCAAAGGTTTCTAATTTGCACTATTTTATGTTTTTCCTCTGTGTTATCTTTACTCAGCGTTTCTGCGGTGAATATTTCTGCTTTATTTGTCCTATCTGTCCTATACGGCTTATAATGTCTTATCTTTTTTATTTTATTTCATCAAAATTATTTTCTTGCTCTCTGTAAATCCACAGCTACTCAACCTCACAAAATACACCCCCGTCTTCAACTCTTTTCCATCAATTTAACGCTATAACTCCCCGCCTCCTTCTCCCCATCAACCAATGTCTTCACGCAACTTCCTGCTATGTCATATAACGTCAACGATACTTTACTCTTTGCGGGTATTTGGTAGCTAATCGCTGTCGATTGAGCAAATGGATTTTGACTTGTCTTTATATTTAATATTTGATTTTTGATATTTGATTTTTCTTCTACCCCCTGTAGTATTCCAATCCAGATGTTATTTCCTTCTACTGCAAGGGCAGAAGGTAAACCTGAATTTGAAGTATCATACACAGTCCAATTCGTTCCGTCAAACTTTACAAGACCACCATTATCAAGAGTACAAATCCATATATTACTTTCTTCCATTACAAGAGCATCAACTTTATTAGAAGATAAGCCCGAATTTGAAGTATTTAACACAGTCCAGTTAGTCCTGTCAAATTTTGCAAGACCACCACCTTCAGTGCCAATCCAGATATCGCCAGTCGTCCCTTCTATTGCAAGAGCCCTGACACGGTTATCAGGCAACCCAGAATTTGAGATATTATAAAACATCATTTCCCCGGTAGTTTTGTTCATCTTTACTAGTCCCCCGACAGTGCCAATCCATAATTCATTACCGCTATCAGCAATAGCTCTGATATTTTTTCCACCGTAGTTATAACTTGTCCACCCCGCATATTGCCCAAAGCAGTTAGATGCAATCACACTAAAAACAAAAACCGCAAAAAATAACAAGTTATATCTTTTCATCTTTTTCTCCGCTTTCTGTCAACTCCTTAATTCCTTTTATCCGTGTAAATCTGTGTAAATCCCTGCCTACCGGCAGGCAGACGTGGCCAATTTTTCTGTATTCTTTTTTCTGTTTTTTCTCGTGGAAATCGTGTAAAATCTCTTGGTTTATATTGTTCTCTGCCTCCCTCACTCCCCCACATACAGCCTCGGATCCTTTGACTCCCCGTCCAACCAGACCTCATAATGAAGATGCGGTGCCGTACTCCTCCCCGTCGAACCTACATACCCAATCACCTTCCCTTTGGAAATCTTTTCTCCGCTAGTTACACTGTATTTCGTTAAATGTCCGTAAACCGTTCCATATCCTGTTCCCGCATTGTCAATATTGACTATATTTCCAAGAGTATCATTCCATCCCGCAAATTTTACTACCCCATCCATAGTACTAATTACCGTCGTCCCAAGAGAAGCGGAAAAATCCATCCCCGAATGATAATCCGAAAAAGAACGGCTTACCCAATTTTTTGTTCCTTTCAAAAACGGCAACCCTACAGGTTTTTCAGAAACATTTTCGGATAATCCACTCCCATCTTCCTCCTGATTCACGGAAATATTTGCAGACGAACTCAATGTTTTTGACTCTACTCCCAACATATTTGCCAACTTAAAAACACGCTCCTTGAATTGGGCAAATTCCTCTTCAAAAGTCTGAAGCTTACCATACCTTTCGACAAGCTCCTTATTATGCTCCTCAAGCTCCTTTATTCTTAAGTTTTTTTCTATCATGTTCCCATACTCAAGAACAAGCCCCAAAATACCAAGAATAATACAAACAAATACTACTTTCAACGCATTTACTCCCCTCTGCGAAAAAGCATACTTCCTTATCTTGCTCCCGTCATCAGGAATTATAACAATCGAATACTTTTTCTGCCTCTTTGAAACGCCCTTTTTCTCTCTCTTAAACATTTTTTTATATCTACCGATCTTTTATTTTTTTAATCTGATACCCCGATCTCCTGATACTCTTTCCACTGATACTCTGATTTTCTGATATACTATTAATTATCCTCAATTAGTTAACTTTATCGCATTAATAAAATACTCCACCTCTTCCTTCGTATTAAACCACCCCGTACTCACCCTTATAGTCCCCTCCGGAAATGTCCCCATAGTCTTATGCGCAATCGGTGAACAATGCAACCCGCACCTCACCGCTATGCCATATTTCTTATCCAGCATCTCCCCCACATCCGACGGCCTCTTCCCCTTAACATTAAAAGAAATAACCGAAGTTTGTTTCAGACAATCTTGCACTCCGTAAATAATTACATTATCTATTTTTTTTAATTCATCAAGTAAAAATTTTGTTAATTTCTGATTCCTTTCCTTTATACTCTCCACTCCTTTTTTCAATACAAAATCCACTCCCGCTCCCAACCCAATTATCCCGATAGTATTAGGTGTCCCACTCTCATATTTATCAGGCAAAAACTCCGGAATAAATTCACATTCGGATTTGCTCCCGGTGCCTCCAAACCTTAACGGTACAGGATTTCCCCCTTCTCCTATGTATAAACACCCCGTCCCCTGTGGTCCCATAAGCCCCTTATGCCCGGAAAAAGCAAGCATATCAATATTGTCTTTTTTCACATCTATCGGTAAATTCCCGATAGTCTGCGCCGCATCCACAAGAAACAACACGCCTTTCTCCTTTACAATCTTCCCTACCTCGCGAATGGGCATTATCGTACCCACTACATTCGACGCTGATGTACAAACAACCATCCTCGTCTTCTTAGTAATTTTATTTTTTATATCATCCGGGTCTAACTCACCTTTTTCCGAACACTTAATGACTTCTAACCTTATCTTTCCTTCTTTTTCTAAAAAACGCAACGGACGCATAACCGAGTTATGTTCCATACTTGTGGTAATGACTTCGTCCCCTTCTTTAACACTACCGAGAATTGCAGTATTTATTCCTTCCGTGGCATTAGCCGTAAAAACGATTCTCGAAGAATCTTTCACACCTACAAGTTTCGCAATACTTTCTCTTGTCTCAAAAACTAACCTGCTTGTTTCTTGCGCCGATTTGTAAGCAGAACGTCCGCAATTAGCCCCGATATTCTTAAAATACCCTCTCATCGCCTTTATCACGCAATCAGGTTTCGGGTAAGAAGTCGCAGCATTATCCAGATAAACTTTCATAATTAATAGATTAACCCGTTTTCTCATTCTGTCAAAATAAAAATTATGAAGGGAATAGCTATGTCTTTTCTCTCTTTCTCTGTGTCCCCTATATCTCTTTGTGTAGTGCCAAGCTCTGTGTACTCTGTAGCAACTCTTTCCCGTTTTTTCTTCCTGCTTTTATCTTTAATTCTATATTTCTCTGTGCTCGGAGTTTATCCCGCCTTAGCAGGCGGGATGGTTAAAGGTTTCCTCTGTTTTTCCCAAAAAAACATTTGACAACTCCTAAAAAAATGCAATATAATCTTATTCATCTGTAAAAATAAATGATAAGAAAATTTGGCGAACTAACCGATAAAGAATACGAAAAACTCGGCTTTAAATGCGGTCTCGAAATCCACCAGCAGCTATTTACTAAAGAAAAACTCTTCTGCCACTGCCCCGCAGGCCTTTATACAAACGAATACGATGCCGAAATTCTCAGACATATGCGTCCTACTCTATCGGAACTCGGCGTTTACGACGGTACCGCCCTTATGGAATTCAAAACCAAAAAAAATATTCTCTATAGACTAAACCACGAAACCGCCTGCACCTATGAATTCGATGATACTCCCCCTTTCCCCCTCAATGACGAAGCCCTTGATATTGCCCTCGAAATCGCAATCCTACTCAAATGCAATCTCGTTAGCGAACTTCATATAGCAAGAAAACAATACCTCGACGGAAGCATCCCAACAGGCTTCCAACGAACTACTATCGTCGGAATCGAAGGCACCATACCCTATAAAAATAGAAAAATTCAAATCCGCCAGCTTGGCCTCGAAGAAGACGCTTGCAGGGAAATATCCGATAAAGGGCACCTGCGAATATACAAAACAGACCGACTCGGTATGCCGCTTATTGAAACCGTTACTTACCCGGATATGAAAAATCCCCGCGAAGCCGCTGAAGTAGCTCAAATTATTAGACGCCTGACACGCGTCACAGGAAAAGTCCGCACGGGCATCGGCGCCACAAGACAGGACGTAAACGTTAGCATCACCGGCGGAACCCGTATAGAAATTAAAGGCGTTTCCAGAATTCCTCTTATCCCCGAACTCGTCCACAACGAAGCTATGCGCCAAAAAGCACTTCTCGAAATTAAAGCCGAACTCAAAAAAAGAAAATTATCCGAAAAATCTTATAAAATAAAAACTCTTAATGTCTCAAACTTGCTCAAAAATGCAACCTACGACCCCATACAAAAAGCGCTCAAAAAAGACCTTCTCGTGAATGCCGTGCTCTTGCCTAAATTCAAAAATCTCCTCTCCTACCCCACTCAACCCGAGCAGACTTTTGAAAACGAAATCTCCGACAGAGTCAGAGTTATTGCTTGTCTCAATACTCTTCCAAATATAATATCTTCCGAAACAGCAAACAAAAATTTATCTCAAAAAGAATGGAAAACAATATCTACTAAACTATCCGCCCAACCAACCGACGCCATTATAATCGTCTGGGGCGATAAACAGGATTCCGAAACGGCCATAAAGGAAATAGAAATTCGTATAAAAGAAGCGATGGAAGGTATTCCAAGCGAAACCCGTCAGGCGCTCACAAATAACACCACCGGTTTCGAAAGAATACTCCCGGGACCTAATAGAATGTATCCCGATACTGACCTTCCGCCCATATCCGTCTCCCCGCAAAGAATCAAAAAAATAATGTCCGACCTTCCCGAGTTCCCATGGGATAGAGAAAAACGATACAGACAGATGAACCTCCCTCAAGATACTATCATTCCTCTCATAACTTCGAAATACTCTATCCTTTTTGATAAAATCGTAAAAAACCTTAAAATAGACCCCGTCCTCACCGCTGCCACAATCATCCAGAAATTTAAACACCTCAAAAGAGAAGGCATAAATATAAATAATATACCTCAACCCGAAATATATAAAATGTTTGAAGCTTATAAAAATAAAAAATTCGCCAAAGAATTAATCCCCCTCCTTTTACAAAAAATGCCCGATACTACTTTTGAAAAAGCTTTTAAAAACCTGAAAATCAAACCCCTGACCATCAAACAACTTCAATCGGAAATAAAAGATTCTTATGCAAAATATAAAAAAACTTTATATAAACCAAAGAAAAAAGAAAACGTTAAACTAAGAACAGAAAGATTCTTAATGGGAAAATTAATGCATAAATTCGTAGGCGCAATTGACGGGAAAATAATAAATACCGAACTGAAAAAATTATTGCTCGTGCTTCTCAAACAAAAATAACTATGGCAGACGATTATAAAGGTTATCGGGGAAAAGCTAAAGGCACCCTCATCGAACATAAAGTCCGTGTCTGGAGCGATGTCGTAATAGATTCTACACGCGGAGAATTCATCGGGATTATCCTCCCGAGGTCCGAAACCGCCGATGACAAACATATCGTTGTAAAACTTCGTACCGGTTACAATGTCGGTCTTGCCGTTGATACCATAAAACACATCAAAGAAATGTCCTACAAAGAAGCCATTTACAAAATTCCCGAAAAAGAATTTCCTTATGACCCTAAAAAACCTAACGTAAAACTTCTCGGAACGGGCGGAACTATCGCAAGCAGACTTGATTACAGGACAGGAGCCGTTATACCTGCTTTCTCGCCCGGCGAACTTTATGGCTCCGTCCCGGAACTCGCTGATATTTGCAACCTCAACACGGAAAAACTCTACGGCGTATTTAGTGAAAATATGGGGCCTGACCAATGGAGAGGCACGGCCGAAGCCATCGGAAAAGAAATCAAAAAAGGCATTGACGGTATCGTTATCGGTCACGGAACCGATACTATGCACCATACAGCAGCTATTCTTTCTTTTATGGTACAAAATTCCCCCGTCCCTATAGTAATGGTTGGTTCTCAGCGCTCCTCCGACAGACCTTCTTCAGATGCTGCGCTCAATCTGATGCACGCGACAAAAACTGCCGCCGAATCCGATATCGCAGAAGTAATGGTTTGTATGTTCGGTCCCACAAGCGACGAATATGGCTTACTTCACCGCGGGACAAGAGTCAGAAAAATGCACTCCTCCTACAGGTCAACTTTCAGGACTATTGGCGATATTCCTCTTGCGCTCGTTGATAACGACAAAATCACTCCGTTAAAAACCGATTACAATCACAGACGAAAAGATAGAAAAGTAACCATCAATACTGCTTTTGAAGAAAAAGTTTCTATAGTATATTATTATCCAAATATGAAACCCGATATCATTGAATCGCTTATTGACCACGATTACAAAGGCATAATCATTGCCGGAACCGGACTTGGCCACGTCAACAAACCGCTTTATGAACCCATAAAAAGAGCCTGCAAAAAAGGTATCGCCGTATATATGACCGTTCAAACGCTGTGGGGATACGTTCAGATGTACGTTTATGATACCGGAAGAGATTTAATGGATATGGGAATTGTTCCCGCCGCAAATATGCTCCCTGAAGTAGCTTATATGAAACTCGGGTGGGTGCTTGGACAGACAAAAGACCTGAAAAAAGTAAAAGAACTAATGCTTACTTCAATAGCAGGCGAAATAACAACCAGAGAGCCGTATGACGGGTATCTAATCTACCAGGGCGGTCTCCCCGAAATCACCGAATTCCTAAAGAAACACAACAGATAATATCAGTTCCTATTCCTTTTTGTTTTTCACTCCAAAGTCTAAAATCCAAATTTCCCCCGCGTCTGTCTTGTCTCTCCTTCCCCATGTCTCTTTTTTCCACTACTCACTGCCCGTCTAAAAATTCCTTGACAAAAACTCTCATCCAATGTATTCAATTCATGTAAGCTTTACGGATATTCAAAGAATTATAGGAGGTTTGGATGTTAAAACAATTTATACTGCGTTCATCAAAATTCATAGCCCGCCATCTATGGATTCATAATTTCAATAATCACCCACCGTCTACATTAATATTAATAGGAACGGTTTTCTATTTTGTAAGAACAACTTCACTAATCAGTGCCCCCGCAACAGAGTGGATACAGACTTATGGGGGAACTAAAAATGATAAGGGATATTGTGTCCAGCAAACCTCTGATAGTGGATATATAATTATAGGAGAGACTTATTCTTATGGCGCAGGTTATAAAGATGCTTATCTCATAAAGACCAACCAAATTGGCGATACTCTATGGACAAGAACTTACGGCGGAATTAAAGATGATTGTGGAAATTCGGTATGCCAGACTAATGACAATGGCTACATAATCACGGGATATACGGATTCTTACGGCGCAGGAAATAGCGATATCTATCTTATAAAAACCAATTCCTCAGGGGATACCCTATGGACAAAAGCTTACGGTGGAAATTATACTGATTGGGGCGAATCGGTTCAACAAACTCAAGATGGCGGTTACATTATTAGCGGAGGAACTTATTCTTATGGTGCAGGAAATGGTAACGCCTATATTATAAAGACAGATCCATCCGGAAATGTCCTATGGACAAGAATTTATGGTATGCCCGGAATTGATTGTGGCTATTCTGTTCACCAAACTTCTGATAATGGTTATATTATTACCGGAGAAACGGCCACCGAGTATGGAAATGGGTTAGGTCATGCAAATATCTTGTTTCTAAAATTAAACTCTTCCGGTAACATATCGTGGAATAAAGTTTATAGTGGAGCAGTAAATTGTGACGACTATGGGTTTTCCATCCGCCAAACTAATGATAAAGGATATATAATAGCCGGGGGAACTTATTCTTACGGTGCAGGTTATTGTGATGCATACCTTGTCAAAACAGATTCAATCGGAAATGTCTTATGGACAAAGGTTTATGGTGAACCGGACCTCGATTTTATTGAGTCTGTTAATCAAACCTCCGATAGCGGATATGTCGGTGCAGGAGGAATTACTTTCTCAGGTACAAAAAAAGACCTATGGATTCTGAAAACAGACCCTTTGGGAGATACTATATGGACAAAAATCTATGGCGGGACCAGAGACGATTGGGGACATTCTACACAGCAAACCATTGATGGGGGGTACATCATTGTCGGAGAAACTTCCTCTTATGGTGCAGGGGGTTATGATGTTTATCTTATAAAATTAGGCGATGGCGCAGGCGCAGAAGAAATAAATAAAAAAACACAACCTCTATCGCTTCAAAACCAACCTGCCCCCTTCACTCAATCCACACTCATTACGTATTTCATCTCTACCAAAGCAAAGGCATCACTCGTAATATACGATATCTCAGGCAGTTGCGTGAAAACACTTGTCAACGGAGAGAAAGAAGCAGGTAGTTATAATATAACCCTAAATGCAAAAGGACTAAAAACAGGAGTCTACTTCTTAACCCTTTCCACTGGGGCCACCAAAACAACAAAGAAGTTAATTTTGATGAAATAAATAGATAATAATCGTACGCCAAGCAATTCTTTTCCCCTTATCTTGCCAATGCGATTTTAGAGTCTGTTGTCGCAGGAAAATGATTTTCTATTTAATTAAAAATCATTTGACAACTCCCCTAAAACATTTATTATACCAAACAATGTCTACTTAAAATTGGAGGGATAAAATGCAGTTAAATGCCGATAAATTAGTCTGTTCTATTAAAAAACCACGCAAGGAATTTACTAAAAAAGATATCATAAAATTCATAAAAGATAATAATATCCCTATGCTGAATTTTAACTACGTCGGCGGCGACGGGAAGCTAAAAACTCTTAGCTTCGCCATCAACAACGAATCCCACCTTAACGAACTATTGGAATACGGCGAAAGAGTCGACGGCTCAAGCCTTTTCTCATACATAGATTCCGCTAACAGTGACGTATATGTCGTTCCTCGCTTCAAAACGGCATTTTTGAACCCTTTTGCCCCACTCCCTACCCTGAATATCTTATGCTCATATTTTGATTCCAACGGAAAAGAACTTGATATCGCTCCCGAATATATCGTAAAAAAAGCTCACGAACAACTGAAAAAACATACCGGCATCTCCCTCAATACACTCGGCGAACTTGAATACTATGTAATATTCGATAAAAAAGAAAATGACTGGTTCCCCGGAATCCCACAGAAAAACTACCACGAAAGCTCTCCTTTCGTAAAATTCGAAAATCTTCGGGACGAAATCCTTTACACTATTTCATCTATCGGCGCCAAAGTAAAATATGCACATTCTGAAGTCGGCAACATAACACTCAATGGAAGAAGCTTTGAACAGTATGAAATCGAATTTCTCCCCGAACCTCTTGAAGATATGGCAGACCATATTGTTATTGCCAAATGGATTATGCGAAACATCTCCGCAAAATATGGAGTCGGGATTACCTTTGCCCCTAAATTAGCCTTCAATCACGCAGGCACAGGCTTACATATTCATATTGAAGCCGATAAAAATAACAAAAATATTACTCTTGATAATAACGGAAAACTAAGCGTTACCGCTAAAAAAATTATTGGTGGGTTATTGGAATTAGCCCCGAGCCTTACTGCCTTCGGAAATACAAACCCGATTTCTTATATGCGATTGGTCCCTCATCAGGAAGCTCCCACATACATTTGCTGGGGCGAAAAAAACCGTTCTGCTCTTATCAGAATTCCGCTCGGCTGGGCATTAAAAAACTCTATGAGTAAACAAGTCAACAAACAAGATACCACAAAGCCAACGGATTGCCCGGAAAAACAAACGTTTGAACTCCGCTCGCCCGACGGTTCTGCTAACATACACCTTTTACTCGCAGGCATTGCAGTCGCCGCAAGACACGGTTTAATGAATGACGCTTCATTGCAACTAACTCAAGACCTTTATGTTGATAAAAACATATTCCGCAGCGAAAAACGAAATGAACTAAAACATCTTCCCGTCTCCTGCAAAGAATCCGCTAAAAAACTAAAAGAGCAGGAAAGTATTTATCTTGAACATAATGTCTTCAGCCAGAAAATCATCGACGGATTAATTAAACGACTTGAATCTTTTGATACTAAAGATTTGGGCACTACTCCCGAAGACATTCAAAAATATATAGAAAAATTCATCAACTGCGGCTAATCTTCGCTTGTTTATCGGAAGACATCTCCTTTGTCATTCCTGCGAAAGCAGGAATCCATCTTACCTGTTGTTTTTTGTCATTCTGAGCGTAACGAAGAATCTCTTTGTTCTATCTTTTTTCGTCTTGTATCTTATTATCTAAATTGTTTATTCTGTATTTGTGTTAATCCGTGAAAATCCTTATTAGAAAGCTCTTTCCGCCTCAGGCGGATTACTTGCAAGCTCTTACGTTAGTTAGAGCTTGTTGTCCGGAATCTTTTGCCGGAGAGATTTCTATCCAGCTATGCTGGGCTAATTTTTTGTATTCTTTCTGTTTTTTCTTGTGGAAATCTCGTGGTTGCAATCTCTTCTCTGAATTTTCTTCTCGCCCTTTCTTAAAGCGTATTCAGCAGTTTTACTATTCCTGCTATCATAGCTTCGGGCTTTGGGGGACAACCAGGAATATACGCAGAAACAGGCACCCATTTGTCGAACGGCCCTACTACGGAATATGCATCCGCAAACATACCGCCAGAACACGCGCATCCGCCAATTGCCACAACTAACCCCGGCTGCGGCATCTGTTCATACACTCTCATAAGCCTGTCTTTGGTTTTTAAAGTTAATGAGCCTGTTACAAGCATCACGTCTGCATGCTTGATGGAACCAACTAATTTTATGCCGAATCTTTCTAAGTCAAATCTTGGAGTTAACGTATCAAGTATCTCTATGTCACAATTATTACACGATGCCGCCGCAAAATGAAATACCCATATCGATTTCTTTAATGCCCATTTATTCATTTACGCCTCCAGAATGCTAACCGCGACACAAATTGCTTCCCGACCTGAACCTTCGTTATCTCTTCATCCGTTAAGAATTTTAATGCGCCCGTAGGACAACTTGATACGCAATTCGGACCATCCTCATCGCCTTTGCATAAATTACATTTATCGGGTATGTGTCTCAAAAGCATAGAATCCAATACCCCGAAAGGACATGCGTATATGCAACTCGTGCAACCTACACACTTAAAACTCGAACGACTTACTATACCGGTTTCCTTGTCTTTACTTATCGCCTCTTTAGGACACGCCTTCAAACATAACGCGTCTTCGCAGTGTCTGCAAGCAAGCGGCAAATAAGCTACCGTTTCTACACCCGACACGATAATTCTGTTCTCACCCTTGAACGTCAGTTTACAGGCTGA
This window harbors:
- a CDS encoding aminotransferase class V-fold PLP-dependent enzyme — translated: MKVYLDNAATSYPKPDCVIKAMRGYFKNIGANCGRSAYKSAQETSRLVFETRESIAKLVGVKDSSRIVFTANATEGINTAILGSVKEGDEVITTSMEHNSVMRPLRFLEKEGKIRLEVIKCSEKGELDPDDIKNKITKKTRMVVCTSASNVVGTIMPIREVGKIVKEKGVLFLVDAAQTIGNLPIDVKKDNIDMLAFSGHKGLMGPQGTGCLYIGEGGNPVPLRFGGTGSKSECEFIPEFLPDKYESGTPNTIGIIGLGAGVDFVLKKGVESIKERNQKLTKFLLDELKKIDNVIIYGVQDCLKQTSVISFNVKGKRPSDVGEMLDKKYGIAVRCGLHCSPIAHKTMGTFPEGTIRVSTGWFNTKEEVEYFINAIKLTN
- a CDS encoding glutamine synthetase family protein, producing the protein MQLNADKLVCSIKKPRKEFTKKDIIKFIKDNNIPMLNFNYVGGDGKLKTLSFAINNESHLNELLEYGERVDGSSLFSYIDSANSDVYVVPRFKTAFLNPFAPLPTLNILCSYFDSNGKELDIAPEYIVKKAHEQLKKHTGISLNTLGELEYYVIFDKKENDWFPGIPQKNYHESSPFVKFENLRDEILYTISSIGAKVKYAHSEVGNITLNGRSFEQYEIEFLPEPLEDMADHIVIAKWIMRNISAKYGVGITFAPKLAFNHAGTGLHIHIEADKNNKNITLDNNGKLSVTAKKIIGGLLELAPSLTAFGNTNPISYMRLVPHQEAPTYICWGEKNRSALIRIPLGWALKNSMSKQVNKQDTTKPTDCPEKQTFELRSPDGSANIHLLLAGIAVAARHGLMNDASLQLTQDLYVDKNIFRSEKRNELKHLPVSCKESAKKLKEQESIYLEHNVFSQKIIDGLIKRLESFDTKDLGTTPEDIQKYIEKFINCG
- the gatD gene encoding Glu-tRNA(Gln) amidotransferase subunit GatD — protein: MADDYKGYRGKAKGTLIEHKVRVWSDVVIDSTRGEFIGIILPRSETADDKHIVVKLRTGYNVGLAVDTIKHIKEMSYKEAIYKIPEKEFPYDPKKPNVKLLGTGGTIASRLDYRTGAVIPAFSPGELYGSVPELADICNLNTEKLYGVFSENMGPDQWRGTAEAIGKEIKKGIDGIVIGHGTDTMHHTAAILSFMVQNSPVPIVMVGSQRSSDRPSSDAALNLMHATKTAAESDIAEVMVCMFGPTSDEYGLLHRGTRVRKMHSSYRSTFRTIGDIPLALVDNDKITPLKTDYNHRRKDRKVTINTAFEEKVSIVYYYPNMKPDIIESLIDHDYKGIIIAGTGLGHVNKPLYEPIKRACKKGIAVYMTVQTLWGYVQMYVYDTGRDLMDMGIVPAANMLPEVAYMKLGWVLGQTKDLKKVKELMLTSIAGEITTREPYDGYLIYQGGLPEITEFLKKHNR
- a CDS encoding T9SS type A sorting domain-containing protein produces the protein MLKQFILRSSKFIARHLWIHNFNNHPPSTLILIGTVFYFVRTTSLISAPATEWIQTYGGTKNDKGYCVQQTSDSGYIIIGETYSYGAGYKDAYLIKTNQIGDTLWTRTYGGIKDDCGNSVCQTNDNGYIITGYTDSYGAGNSDIYLIKTNSSGDTLWTKAYGGNYTDWGESVQQTQDGGYIISGGTYSYGAGNGNAYIIKTDPSGNVLWTRIYGMPGIDCGYSVHQTSDNGYIITGETATEYGNGLGHANILFLKLNSSGNISWNKVYSGAVNCDDYGFSIRQTNDKGYIIAGGTYSYGAGYCDAYLVKTDSIGNVLWTKVYGEPDLDFIESVNQTSDSGYVGAGGITFSGTKKDLWILKTDPLGDTIWTKIYGGTRDDWGHSTQQTIDGGYIIVGETSSYGAGGYDVYLIKLGDGAGAEEINKKTQPLSLQNQPAPFTQSTLITYFISTKAKASLVIYDISGSCVKTLVNGEKEAGSYNITLNAKGLKTGVYFLTLSTGATKTTKKLILMK
- a CDS encoding NADH-quinone oxidoreductase subunit B family protein — translated: MNKWALKKSIWVFHFAAASCNNCDIEILDTLTPRFDLERFGIKLVGSIKHADVMLVTGSLTLKTKDRLMRVYEQMPQPGLVVAIGGCACSGGMFADAYSVVGPFDKWVPVSAYIPGCPPKPEAMIAGIVKLLNTL
- a CDS encoding M23 family metallopeptidase, which translates into the protein MFKREKKGVSKRQKKYSIVIIPDDGSKIRKYAFSQRGVNALKVVFVCIILGILGLVLEYGNMIEKNLRIKELEEHNKELVERYGKLQTFEEEFAQFKERVFKLANMLGVESKTLSSSANISVNQEEDGSGLSENVSEKPVGLPFLKGTKNWVSRSFSDYHSGMDFSASLGTTVISTMDGVVKFAGWNDTLGNIVNIDNAGTGYGTVYGHLTKYSVTSGEKISKGKVIGYVGSTGRSTAPHLHYEVWLDGESKDPRLYVGE
- a CDS encoding 4Fe-4S dicluster domain-containing protein; its protein translation is MQKRLVVDLDYCIGCKSCSSACKLTFKGENRIIVSGVETVAYLPLACRHCEDALCLKACPKEAISKDKETGIVSRSSFKCVGCTSCIYACPFGVLDSMLLRHIPDKCNLCKGDEDGPNCVSSCPTGALKFLTDEEITKVQVGKQFVSRLAFWRRK
- the gatE gene encoding Glu-tRNA(Gln) amidotransferase subunit GatE produces the protein MIRKFGELTDKEYEKLGFKCGLEIHQQLFTKEKLFCHCPAGLYTNEYDAEILRHMRPTLSELGVYDGTALMEFKTKKNILYRLNHETACTYEFDDTPPFPLNDEALDIALEIAILLKCNLVSELHIARKQYLDGSIPTGFQRTTIVGIEGTIPYKNRKIQIRQLGLEEDACREISDKGHLRIYKTDRLGMPLIETVTYPDMKNPREAAEVAQIIRRLTRVTGKVRTGIGATRQDVNVSITGGTRIEIKGVSRIPLIPELVHNEAMRQKALLEIKAELKKRKLSEKSYKIKTLNVSNLLKNATYDPIQKALKKDLLVNAVLLPKFKNLLSYPTQPEQTFENEISDRVRVIACLNTLPNIISSETANKNLSQKEWKTISTKLSAQPTDAIIIVWGDKQDSETAIKEIEIRIKEAMEGIPSETRQALTNNTTGFERILPGPNRMYPDTDLPPISVSPQRIKKIMSDLPEFPWDREKRYRQMNLPQDTIIPLITSKYSILFDKIVKNLKIDPVLTAATIIQKFKHLKREGININNIPQPEIYKMFEAYKNKKFAKELIPLLLQKMPDTTFEKAFKNLKIKPLTIKQLQSEIKDSYAKYKKTLYKPKKKENVKLRTERFLMGKLMHKFVGAIDGKIINTELKKLLLVLLKQK